In Georgenia soli, a genomic segment contains:
- a CDS encoding type II secretion system F family protein has product MPPLILLAAVVTSVSTGVLVWALTAGPDVTRQRVVNNLRRGLYRDAKSTAAEVRDNEPGGLASLARRLTPAGIARHLDNLHGRAGRPAAWPMERLLVAKIVLPAAGMGLTLLLASKPILLLLGIAVMIVCYFLPELLLYSRSIERQEQITLELADTLDQMMIAVEAGLGFDSAMARAGKNGKGPLAEELVRTLQDIQLGQSRRQAYESLVRRADVPDLRRFIRAIIQADAYGIAIADVLRTQASEMRMKRRQRAEEKAMQIPVKVIFPLMVCILPVLFIVLLGPVAMNMIQVFTN; this is encoded by the coding sequence GTGCCGCCGCTGATACTGCTGGCCGCCGTCGTCACAAGCGTCTCGACAGGCGTGCTGGTCTGGGCGCTGACCGCGGGCCCGGACGTGACCCGCCAGCGCGTGGTGAACAACCTCCGTCGCGGGCTGTATCGCGACGCGAAATCCACGGCTGCAGAGGTACGAGATAACGAGCCAGGCGGTCTGGCCTCGCTAGCCCGCCGGCTCACTCCGGCCGGTATTGCGCGGCACTTGGACAACCTCCACGGCCGTGCAGGGCGGCCGGCGGCATGGCCGATGGAGCGACTGCTCGTGGCCAAGATCGTGCTGCCGGCGGCCGGCATGGGGCTGACCCTGCTTCTGGCGAGCAAACCGATCCTGCTCCTCCTGGGCATCGCCGTCATGATCGTGTGCTACTTCTTGCCCGAGCTCCTGCTCTACAGTCGCAGCATCGAACGTCAGGAGCAGATCACCCTGGAACTGGCCGACACCCTGGACCAGATGATGATCGCTGTCGAAGCGGGCCTGGGCTTCGACTCAGCGATGGCCAGAGCCGGGAAGAACGGCAAAGGCCCGCTCGCTGAAGAGCTCGTCCGCACGCTGCAGGACATCCAGCTGGGGCAGTCCCGCCGGCAGGCCTACGAGTCCCTCGTTAGGCGTGCCGACGTCCCAGACCTTCGCCGGTTCATCCGAGCGATAATCCAGGCCGACGCTTATGGCATCGCCATCGCTGACGTGCTCCGCACCCAGGCATCGGAGATGCGGATGAAACGGCGCCAGCGGGCGGAGGAAAAGGCGATGCAAATCCCCGTCAAGGTGATCTTCCCGTTGATGGTCTGCATCCTCCCCGTGCTGTTCATCGTGCTCCTCGGCCCGGTCGCGATGAACATGATCCAGGTGTTCACAAACTGA
- a CDS encoding NAD(P)H-dependent flavin oxidoreductase, whose product MRTAFTELVGVEHPLAGFNRTPAVVAEVSRAGALGVLGATMYSPEELDEQLTWIEEQLGGRPYGVDLMVPASTTQQDLNTLVTDLRSQIPDDHRRFVDGLLEKYDIPPVSENDALDRLGRIDASLETNMDTAIVSELLDVAFSHRIALVANALGTPPPAMLERAKAQGVPVAALVGKREHAEKQLAAGVDLIVAQGTEAGGHTGNVATMVLTPEVVEIAGDVPVLAAGGIASGPQLAAALALGAAGGWAGSVWLSSHEDAASQVIKEKLLEATSSDTVVSTTRTGKSARQLRSAWTDEWQAPGAPSPLPMPLQSMLVREAWERIDVTAEKGSGPARELESFFVGQVVGSFRGLRSTAEIVQDIVEVCEARLAELGRLVEPVQR is encoded by the coding sequence ATGCGCACTGCCTTCACTGAGCTGGTTGGTGTCGAGCACCCGCTCGCCGGTTTCAACCGCACCCCCGCCGTGGTTGCCGAGGTCTCACGGGCCGGTGCGCTCGGAGTGCTGGGAGCCACGATGTACTCCCCGGAGGAGCTCGACGAACAGCTCACCTGGATCGAGGAGCAGCTCGGTGGGCGACCCTATGGCGTAGATCTGATGGTGCCCGCCAGCACCACTCAGCAAGACCTCAACACGCTGGTGACCGATCTGCGCAGCCAGATCCCCGACGATCACCGCCGGTTCGTCGACGGGCTCCTGGAGAAGTACGACATCCCGCCAGTGAGTGAGAACGATGCCCTCGACCGGCTCGGCCGGATCGATGCCAGCCTCGAGACCAACATGGACACCGCGATCGTCTCGGAACTTCTCGACGTGGCGTTCTCCCACCGCATCGCGCTGGTCGCCAACGCCCTCGGTACGCCGCCGCCGGCGATGCTCGAGCGCGCGAAGGCGCAGGGGGTGCCGGTCGCGGCCCTGGTGGGCAAGCGTGAGCATGCCGAGAAACAGCTCGCCGCCGGCGTCGACCTTATCGTGGCCCAGGGGACTGAAGCCGGCGGGCATACCGGCAACGTCGCCACCATGGTGCTCACGCCGGAGGTGGTCGAGATCGCCGGCGACGTGCCGGTGCTCGCCGCGGGAGGGATCGCGAGCGGCCCGCAGCTCGCGGCCGCACTGGCGCTGGGTGCGGCCGGTGGGTGGGCCGGTTCCGTCTGGCTCTCCAGCCACGAGGACGCCGCAAGCCAGGTGATCAAGGAGAAGCTGCTCGAGGCGACCAGCTCGGACACCGTCGTCTCGACGACCCGGACGGGCAAGTCCGCCCGGCAGCTGCGCAGTGCGTGGACCGACGAGTGGCAGGCGCCGGGGGCGCCGTCCCCCCTGCCGATGCCGCTGCAGTCCATGCTCGTCCGGGAGGCGTGGGAGCGGATCGACGTCACCGCCGAGAAGGGGAGTGGGCCCGCCCGCGAGCTGGAGTCCTTCTTCGTCGGGCAGGTGGTGGGCAGCTTCCGAGGGCTCCGGTCGACGGCCGAAATCGTGCAGGACATCGTCGAGGTGTGCGAGGCACGGCTCGCGGAACTCGGACGGCTCGTGGAGCCCGTCCAACGCTGA